The genomic segment CACTTTTCACCACAAGCTTTGCCAATCTAAAGCATCAAATTTAGAAACATTCATGAACAACAGAAAgtgagagggggggggggggggggggggggggcgcagaGAGTTAAACAAATTAGCTTTATAATGAAAATGAACCAGGCATGGACTAGCCCAAATACATACATCCCGCATTGACTTGACATCTGGGTTCTGTTCTTGGAATCCTTTCCTGAAATCCTCCCTAGAAAATCCaaaccaataattaattaagaaactGAAACTTGTGAATAACTTAGTTTTGCATATGGGTGCGGATACAAACTGCATAAGAGAAGACAAAACACAAGAACATAAGGTTCGGGTAAATCTCTAGAAATTAACCTTACACAAAGGtaattggaaatttgaaaagGGACCACATATCCAGTTTGTGCATGAAATTACTTGTTTTAAACCTTGTTACACCAATTACATGGTAATGGTATAGCAAATAAAAAGAGACAGCATCTGGAAAGCAActaaaattaccttcatgcagGAATTTTAGAACAATGATACCAAAAAGAAATCACCAACTCAACAATATATGCCTGTCATATCCACTTAGGTTCAGTGAGGAACAAGCCTTCTCTGTTCACCTCACATGCATGCCACGTGCTTCTTACAGATGATATAGCTCTAACTTAAAAGAAAACGAACagcaacaaatgaaaaaaaatatatatatgtacagtCAACTGGCTGATCTTCAATGACTAAAAATGAGTGTATTGTCAAGTCATTCGTGAGCATTTGCAGGCACGGATACATATCTTCCTACATTTAGATTTGGCATCTTTTCTTCCAATGAGAAAACATATTGAAAGAAGGTACCAAAAGAATACcagtttttttataaaacaaaatttaaaaatgatatgtGCTTGAAGCTCCCCACTTAACGAACATTATTTTTATACGCAACCACacccttgctttgcaaagaggtaGGTCCCAGAACTTGAACTCATAACATTTCAATCACAATGCTGCCAAAGCTCAccttatttttataaaagaaaataatcaaacaaaaacaaatcctTTCGATATCAAAACAATCACTGAAAATCCTTTGTAAAATTCAATAATCGGTGCACTGAAGGTTCAACAACCTACAGAACCAGCGGTACGAAAACAAGGGGAGATGAACAACACGCAAGTACAAAATCGACTTTGAAGCTTTGAACAATACTTTTCTCACAAGTGGTTGGAGCAGCTGAAACACACGCTGAATAACagtttggtataattttatcttcttcttctttttttttttttttttgcttgataGTGTAATTTCAACTGCACTTCACAATAACCGAAGGTGCATTTAATTCCATCAAAAAGTTAAAACCCATCCGAAGGTCACGTTAAAAAGGAGACAACCGCGTGCAATGCAACTCGTCTGTACGATTCAACAATTCACAAACACCAACAAATTGCAACAGATTTTTAGCATAAAAACTTTGAGGAAATGGCAAAAACTATATTGACATCACAATAAAATACACAGAAACATACAAGAAGTAGAAGAAAGCAGTGGGGGGCTTCTTGGGCTTCTTGGCATCTACTTTCCCCGGCTTCTTCTTCAGCGTGGCCTTAGACTTTTTTGCGGAGTTAGGTCTCCGGAGATGAATCTCCGCTGCCGATTTTAGCCTCAGCACCTCTTTCCTGGAAAACACCACCAATCATTTCCAGGAAAACCAAGAACTAGTCAAATAAGGTGAGAGGAAAAGGTGCTTTTTCTCTACCCATCAGGGTTTTCAGTAGAACTGGAAGTTGAAGCTGAAGCTGATTTCCGAGCTTTGGGGGCTTTCTTTGCCATGGCCGGTCTGTGATTATGCCTCTTCGTTGAGCGACGATTCTGCGAGCGTGTATGttcctcttttcctttttatttttattttctgttttcccGTCTTTTTAGTTTAATTGCATCTGGGCCCCCCAATTATTTCCAAATTCCAATAAACCCCATCTCTATTATGTCATGCGCTCAAATACCC from the Diospyros lotus cultivar Yz01 unplaced genomic scaffold, ASM1463336v1 superscaf1, whole genome shotgun sequence genome contains:
- the LOC127792888 gene encoding high mobility group B protein 14, giving the protein MAKKAPKARKSASASTSSSTENPDGKEVLRLKSAAEIHLRRPNSAKKSKATLKKKPGKVDAKKPKKPPTAFFYFLEDFRKGFQEQNPDVKSMRDIGKACGEKWKTMTYEEKVQYYDIATEKRAEFDRAMSEYNKRKESGEDKESEDSEFDG